The Podospora pseudocomata strain CBS 415.72m chromosome 3, whole genome shotgun sequence genome window below encodes:
- a CDS encoding hypothetical protein (COG:Q; EggNog:ENOG503NUFV) codes for MKRLESWAQHSFVVKGFFFFFFEIAGEERCTFDYLKMLSTFFITVALGLGITYLILNYPRLKQNYHLSRHRSSLPPSPPTLKTGISKPWLWFRELHQQYGDVVYLQLGPTPTILLGSAQAAWDLLERKGSIYSSRPRFIMGQELLSNNLRGLMAGYNDFWRRWRKLLHSGFMARQSEKYRWIQSLESKVLMKELLDKPEGFREWMERYAASVVVMVTYGRRVTDVRKDEVVEMNRLAMERLTLVNIPGKYAVERYPALKYVPAILAPWKRMVLEQREKDVQMYTSLMNDVKSRMAEGRLPDCFAKHLLDEQKGLGMTDLEVAYTAGTPFGAGVETSAGSLASFMLACVKFGHSFIPKAQAELDDVVGRDRMPTFDDLPNLPYINAIVSETLRWRPIAVLGGTPHATTADDWYKGMYIPKGSTIIAPLWSIHLNEKDFPDPHTFLPERFLDKERIAAYPGTTGHSAFGWGRRICPGMHLGQASVSINIARILWGFDVKPAKDEKTGKEIDVDIFAFSDGFNSSPLPFPCEIRPRSSKHVEGIEREYREARSKLEMYEV; via the exons ATGAAACGTCTCGAGTCGTGGGCTCAACACTCTTTTGTTGTCaagggttttttttttttttttttcgaaattgctggtgaggagagATGTACCTTTGACTATCTCAAGATGCTATCAACATTCTTCATTACAGTAGCCCTGGGGTTAGGAATCACAtatctcatcctcaactATCCACGT TTGAAACAAAACTATCACCTCTCCCGCCACCGCTCCTCActccctccttcaccaccaaccctcaaaaCAGGCATCTCCAAACCCTGGCTCTGGTTCCGAGAACTCCACCAACAATACGGCGACGTAGTCTACCTCCAACTCGGCCCCACGCCCACCATCCTTCTAGGTTCAGCTCAAGCAGCATGGGACCTCCTCGAGCGCAAAGGGAGCATCTACTCCAGCCGCCCACGGTTCATCATGGGCCAGGAGCTGCTCTCCAACAACTTGCGAGGGCTGATGGCTGGGTACAATGATTTctggagaagatggaggaagcTGCTTCATAGCGGGTTCATGGCGAGACAGTCAGAAAAGTACAGGTGGATTCAGAGCCTGGAGAGCAAAGTTTTGATGAAAGAGCTGCTCGACAAACCTGAAGGATTTAGGGAGTGGATGGAGCGGTATGCGGCCAGTGTGGTTGTCATGGTGACGTacgggaggagggtgacggaCGTGAGGAAGgacgaggtggttgagatgaacaggttggcgatggagaggttgactTTGGTGAA TATTCCAGGTAAATATGCAGTCGAGCGTTATCCTGCTCTGAAGTACGTCCCCGCCATTCTTGCCCCTTGGAAGAGAATGGTGTTGGAACAAAGGGAAAAGGACGTTCAGATGTACACCTCGTTGATGAACGATGTCAAGTCTCGAATGGCCGAGGGAAGATTGCCGGACTGTTTCGCCAAGCACTTATTGGATGAACAAAAAGGACTGGGAATGACCGACCTGGAGGTGGCGTATACGGCAGGAACACCTTTTGGAGCTGGCGTGGAGACG tCCGCAGGATCCTTGGCGTCGTTCATGCTTGCTTGTGTCAAATTCGGGCATTCGTTCATCCCAAAAGCCCAAGCTGAGctcgatgatgttgttggccgAGACAGAATGCCCACGTTTGACGACCTGCCGAATCTCCCCTATATCAACGCCATCGTTTCCGAAACCCTCCGCTGGAGACCCATCGCTGTTTTGGGTGGCACCCCACACGCCACCACGGCAGATGACTGGTACAAGGGGATGTACATCCCAAAGGGGAGCACCATCATCGCGCCTTTGTGGAGTA TCCACCTCAATGAAAAGGACTTCCCTGATCCCCACACTTTTCTCCCAGAGCGTTTCTTGGACAAGGAGAGGATAGCAGCCTACCCCGGCACAACCGGCCACAGCGCGTTTGGGTGGGGTAGGAGAATTTGTCCGGGGATGCACCTCGGCCAGGCGTCCGTCAGTATCAACATTGCAAGGATACTGTGGGGGTTTGATGTGAAGCCTGCGAAGGATGAAAAGACCGGCAAAGAGATCGACGTTGACAT ATTTGCCTTTTCGGACGGGTTCAACTCTAGCCCGTTGCCGTTTCCCTGCGAGATCAGGCCCCGGTCGAGCAAGCATGTTGAGGGTATTGAGCGGGAGTATAGGGAGGCTCGTTCCAAGCTCGAGATGTATGAAGTGTGA
- a CDS encoding hypothetical protein (EggNog:ENOG503NVYR; COG:F), with protein sequence MSASHTPTAEPTVTFASGRDTVNDPPDVRILHYNDVYHLDSSSAEPAGGVSRFMTVVKEYRSPPQPNNNLPDLVPLFSGDVFNPSLESSITKGSHMVPILNNIGTLATCVGNHDLDFGVRQFRHLSSKCRFPWLLANVLDPALGEGVPLGNAKKTHMITTSNGIKIGLIGLGEREWLDTINSLPPDIVYRSASEVAQELVPELKEQGADVIIALTHQREPNDNKLARNLGGGMIDLILGGHDHFYAHSYINGTHVLRSGADFKQLSYIELRRNQDLDGTAKKWDVDIVRRDIVRAIKKDQETEKLVEGLTAKLKKSLEKPIGWTAEPLDARFTTVRTRESNIGNWVCDIMRGHYGADCALMAAGTIRGDQIYSPGPVRVKDVTDCFPFEDPVVVIKAAGRNIWDALENGVSLYPALEGRFPQVSNIKFRFDPLLPVGERVLWVEIGGQPLDKEKVYVMATRGYMARGKDGYKALLIQSEGGDCEEVVSEENGILISAMLRQYFMALTVMNKWARWGPSLARHWDKVVQETSSSCPTLPASPTETRQPGDRRKHGDTTNNSHKGWDYFTPAKLRERRSSVSPLVGHAEDDSSDEESPDEDVHRTEVRDTDRELRVMRKFFRKWCRIAGVDDGKDCVEGLKDSEGEVSWTRAIKPKLEGRIVMVASQA encoded by the exons ATGAGTGCATCTcacacccccaccgccgaACCAACCGTCACCTTTGCCTCGGGCCGTGACACGGTCAACGACCCCCCCGACGTCCGCATCCTCCACTACAACGATGTCTACCACCtcgactcctcctcggccgaaCCCGCCGGAGGCGTCTCCCGCTTCATGACAGTAGTAAAAGAATACCGCTCCCCGCCCCagcccaacaacaacctccccgaccTCGTCCCCCTGTTCTCGGGGGAcgtcttcaacccctcccttgaatcctccatcaccaaagGCTCCCACATGGTCCCCATCTTGAACAACATCGGCACCCTCGCCACCTGCGTGGGGAACCACGACCTGGATTTTGGGGTCAGGCAGTTTCGCCATCTATCTTCCAAGTGCCGCTTCCCCTGGCTCCTCGCCAACGTCCTTGATCCTGCTTTGGGCGAAGGTGTCCCACTGGGTAACGCGAAGAAGACCCACATGATCACCACGTCAAACGGGATCAAGATTGGGCTGATCGGTCTCGGGGAAAGGGAGTGGTTGGACACGATCAACTCCCTTCCGCCTGATATCGTTTACCGGTCGGCCAGTGAGGTGGCCCAGGAGCTGGTGCCGGAGCTGAAGGAGCAAGGCGCTGACGTGATTATCGCGCTCACTCATCAAAGAGAGCCAAACGACAACAAGCTTGCGAGGAATCTGGGAGGGGGCATGATTGATCTTATTCTGGGCGGGCACGACCACTTTTATGCGCATAGTTACATCAACGGGACCCATGTGCTGAGATCAGGGGCGGATTTTAAACAGCTGAGTTATATCGAGCTGAGGCGGAATCAGGACCTGGATGGGACGGCCAAGAAGTGGGACGTGGATATTGTTCGGAGGGACATTGTACGAGCGATCAAGAAGGATCAGGAGACGGAGAAGCTGGTCGAGGGCTTGACGGCGAAGCTTAAGAAGAGTCTGGAGAAGCCGATTGGGTGGACGGCGGAGCCGTTGGATGCGCGGTTTACGACTGTGAGGACGAGAGAGTCGAACATTGGGAATTGGGTTTGTGATATCATGAGGGGGCATTACGGGGCGGACTGTGCGctgatggcggcggggacGATAAGGGGGGATCAAATCTACTCGCCGGGCCCGGTTAGGGTGAAGGATGTGACGGATTGTTTCCCGTTTGAGGatccggtggtggtgatcaaggcggcggggaggaatATCTGGGACGCGCTGGAGAACGGGGTGAGTTTGTACCCGGcgctggaggggaggtttCCGCAGGTGTCGAATATCAAGTTTAGGTTTGACCCTTTGCTgccggtgggggagagggtgttgtggGTGGAGATTGGCGGTCAGCCGCTGGATAAGGAGAAGGTCTATGTCATGGCTACTAGAGGGTATATGGCCAGAGGAAAGGATGGGTACAAAGCCTTGCTGATCCAAtccgagggtggtgattgtgAAGAGGTTGTTTCGGAAGAGAACGGCATCTTGATCTCAGCGATGCTGAGGCAGTATTTTATGGCGCTGACCGTCATGAACAAGTGGGCCAGATGGGGTCCATCATTGGCAAGACATTG GGACAAGGTGGTACAAGAGACTTCCTCCAGCTGTCCCACTTTGCCAGCGTCACCAACCGAGACCCGCCAGCCAGGAGACAGGAGAAAACACGgcgacaccaccaacaactcGCACAAGGGATGGGACTATTTCACACCTGCCAAACTCCGAGAAAGGAGATCAAGCGTCAGCCCCTTGGTTGGTCACGCAGAAGACGACTCGTCCGACGAAGAGTCACCGGATGAGGACGTACACCGGACCGAAGTCAGAGACACTGACAGGGAGCTGAGGGTGATGCGCAAGTTCTTTAGGAAGTGGTGTCGTATTGcgggtgttgatgatggcaaggACTGCGTGGAGGGGCTCAAGGACAGCGAGGGTGAGGTTAGCTGGACACGGGCGATTAAACCCAAGCTCGAGGGGAGGATTGTGATGGTCGCTTCTCAAGCTTAG
- a CDS encoding hypothetical protein (EggNog:ENOG503PAGZ), whose product MKPSRFLFALLPLAAAARGGSFRGLSHIATEIFSFPPTNPIFIENLFVLPDARLLLTSFVHFGPDINSPLHILNPVTSSVSVVTTLPNSTSQTGIAKLSGANRYAVTAGILGDNFEFLNNTVNVYVVSLGWNASSATVVDTIPVPGVISANGLVAVGNVVLSADSRGGRILRVDTVTRTSSVAFADPLLFGDPANVSGSLGITGVNGLFLKRHGGQRWVYFTNSARGVYGRFKVNSLGHKVGSVEVLMTATSDDPVGFTNSLDDLVVDGDADGYIAWQDRSLLKVKRYNNGTTAQTVVLGPGGVATGNTGITLKTPTSVALGLDGGHIYVGTGGAVAGNLTGGQVVKVTI is encoded by the coding sequence atGAAGCCGTCACGATTTctcttcgccctcctcccccttgccgccgccgccagggGAGGAAGTTTCCGTGGCCTCTCCCACATCGCCACAGAAATcttctcctttccccccaccaacccaatcTTTATCGAGaacctcttcgtcctccccgacgcccgcctcctcctcacctcctttGTCCACTTTGGCCCAGACATCAACTCACCGctccacatcctcaaccctgtcacctcctccgtctcggtggtgaccaccctccccaactccaccTCCCAGACCGGCATCGCCAAGTTATCCGGCGCAAACCGCTACGCCGTCACCGCTGGAATCCTCGGGGACAACTTTGAGTTTTTGAACAACACGGTCAACGTGTACGTCGTGTCGCTGGGGTGGAACGCGTCGAGCGCGACGGTGGTGGATACAATCCCCGTTCCCGGGGTCATTAGTGCGAACGGGCTCGTGGCGGTGGGGAATGTCGTTCTCAGCGCCGACTCCCGGGGCGGGAGGATCTTGAGGGTCGACACCGTCACCCGGACGAGCAGCGTCGCTTTTGCGGACCCGTTGCTGTTTGGGGACCCGGCAAACGTGAGCGGGTCTCTGGGGATCACGGGGGTGAACGGGCTGTTTCTCAAGCGGCACGGCGGGCAGAGATGGGTGTATTTCACCAATAGTGCGAGGGGGGTTTACGGACGGTTCAAGGTCAACAGTTTGGGGCATAAAGTCGGGAGtgtggaggtgttgatgacGGCGACGAGCGATGATCCTGTTGGGTTTACGAACTCGCTGGATgacttggtggtggatggggatgcgGATGGTTATATTGCCTGGCAGGATCGGTCGTTGCTCAAGGTGAAGCGATACAACAACGGGACCACTGCGCAGACGGTTGTTCTCGGGCCTGGGGGTGTTGCAACTGGAAATACGGGCATCACATTGAAGACGCCCACGTCCGTTGCCCTGGGCCTTGACGGGGGTCACATTTATGTTGGAACAGGAGGTGCTGTAGCCGGAAATCTGACCGGAGGACAGGTGGTCAAGGTTACGATCTAA
- the SWI6 gene encoding transcriptional regulator swi6 (COG:S; EggNog:ENOG503NV0N), with product MQLSQQMTASQQSHQYPQPSSQQPFSMSQPSSQTLNLQSSYRQYTDPAPQPAEHVMPIYSALYSGVGVYETEANGITVMRRQSDGWLNATQILKVAGVEKGRRTKILEKEIQTGEHEKVQGGYGKYQGTWIPFERGLEVCRQYGVHEVLHALLTHKRGQDGGSAPDVDTPTKEQAMAAQRKRLYNASSQESRGGGVQQGGTFFKSISSTASHAINAISKARFESPAPRNRNPPSRAPSFQRQPSMQDAGDFPPNSQHSFVSNYGAPESAFGSQETQPVVNETVEPARKRQRILTPAHSFGGLTPTYPSMNPYAENFPGSPTEPNESFIYSRNEPEYAPGPLRPLPYETAPEAEAKRSMLMQLFLNTAGPDENQKSILRNMIPQELDGPIDAQSNTALIWAATLARMPLLRALVEAGSSPFRVNASGETALMRACNATNSMEHGCFPDLLDILGGTLDVRDDKGRTVLHHIALVSAVQGRNVCTRYYLESLLEWVVRQGSNPSSQSQTYGSNGLASSRMNIGRFMGEIVNAQDNRGDTALNVAARVGNRSIISQLIEVGADPEIANTAGLRPLDFGIGLADGHSASGETGERNAPQGSRQKSRENSDEVVNSISHLINESTSQFQGELKKKQDAIDALHGSLRTTSAQVGEARRNLEALQEKLTAQQLARQKASNLALACEEEEMGLRQLVQQHRVSVDNLGPEQDWAAELRAVLTEAKQQAADDTGVDGHLAADADKPHPAARLPSAAVLRARIRAVHARGEQTRHMVGRLKARSKQRELQYRKLVSLCTRRPEAEVDRLLETLTKAVESEKGELELGRVRRFLGGVEGVVA from the exons ATGCAGTTGTCACAACAGATGACCGCCTCGCAGCAGTCTCATCAGTACCCCcagccctcctcccagcagccCTTCTCCATGAG ccaaccctcctcccagacTCTCAACTTGCAGTCTTCCTATCGCCAGTACACCGACCCAGCACCACAGCCCGCTGAGCATGTTATGCCTATATACTCG GCTCTCTACTCGGGTGTTGGTGTCTACGAAACCGAAGCCAATGGCATAACCGTCATGCGCCGCCAGAGTGATGGCTGGCTCAATGCGACACAAATCCTAAAGGTGGCAGGGGTGGAAAAGGGACGCCGGACAAAAATCTTGGAAAAGGAGATCCAGACGGGCGAGCATGAAAAGGTTCAGGGTGGCTACGGGAAATACCAGGGCACATGGATCCCTTTTGAACGCGGTCTCGAGGTTTGCCGTCAGTATGGCGTCCATGAGGTGCTCCATGCACTTCTCACCCACAAGCGgggccaagatggaggaagcGCCCCCGATGTCGACACGCCAACAAAAGAACAGGCCATGGCTGCCCAGAGGAAGCGTCTGTACAACGCAAGCTCTCAGGAGAGCCGCGGAGGTGGTGTTCAACAGGGTGGCACATTCTTCAAGAGCATTTCGTCGACCGCATCCCATGCTATCAATGCTATTAGCAAAGCCAGGTTCGAGTCGCCCGCTCCCAGAAATCGCAACCCTCCGTCTCGCGCTCCCAGCTTCCAACGCCAGCCGTCCATGCAAGATGCTGGTGACTTCCCACCAAACTCCCAGCACAGTTTTGTGTCCAACTATGGGGCCCCCGAATCCGCCTTTGGTTCTCAAGAGACACAGCCGGTGGTCAACGAGACGGTCGAGCCTGCGCGCAAGAGGCAAAGAATTCTCACACCCGCTCACAGCTTTGGAGGGCTCACCCCGACCTATCCAAGTATGAACCCCTACGCCGAGAACTTTCCCGGGTCACCCACCGAGCCGAACGAGTCGTTCATCTATTCCCGGAACGAGCCGGAGTATGCTCCTGGTCCGCTGCGTCCGCTGCCATACGAAACAGCtcccgaggccgaggcgaaACGCAGCATGCTGATGCAGCTGTTCCTCAACACGGCCGGCCCTGACGAAAACCAAAAGAGCATCCTCCGCAACATGATCCCGCAAGAACTTGACGGTCCCATTGATGCTCAGAGCAACACAGCCCTCATCTGGGCTGCCACTCTTGCCCGGATGCCACTCTTGAGAGCCCTCGTGGAGGCGGGATCTAGTCCATTCCGTGTGAACGCATCCGGAGAAACGGCCCTGATGAGGGCTTGTAATGCCACCAATTCCATGGAACACGGGTGCTTCCCCGATCTTCTGGACATTCTGGGCGGTACCCTGGATGTGAGAGATGACAAGGGCAGGACGGTGCTGCATCACATTGCCCTCGTCAGTGCGGTACAAGGTAGGAATGTATGCACCCGGTACTATCTTGAGAGCTTACTTGAGTGGGTGGTCCGCCAAGGGAGCAATCCAAGCAGTCAGAGCCAGACTTATGGAAGCAACGGGCTTGCCTCGTCAAGAATGAACATTGGTCGGTTCATGGGAGAGATTGTCAACGCACAAGACAACCGAGGTGACACGGCCCTGAACGTGGCAGCACGTGTGGGCAACCGAAGCATCATCTCACAACTCATCGAGGTTGGCGCAGACCCTGAAATCGCCAATACCGCCGGTTTACGTCCCTTGGATTTTGGCATTGGGCTGGCAGATGGACACTCTGCCAGTGGCGAGACCGGGGAGAGAAACGCTCCTCAGGGGTCGAGACAGAAGAGCAGGGAGAATAGCGATGAGGTTGTCAACT CCATCTCTCATCTTATCAACGAGTCAACCTCTCAGTTCCAGGGCGaactcaagaagaagcaagacGCTATCGACGCGCTTCACGGATCTTTGCGCACAACCTCGGCCCAGGTTGGCGAGGCTCGCCGCAACCTAGAAGCTCTTCAAGAGAAGCTTACTGCCCAGCAGCTCGCCCGTCAAAAAGCCTCCAACCTTGCGCTGGCctgtgaggaggaggaaatggGACTTCGTCAACTCGTACAGCAACACCGTGTCTCCGTCGACAATCTTGGGCCTGAGCAGGACTGGGCCGCCGAACTCAGGGCGGTTCTCACCGAAgcaaagcagcaagcagccgaCGACACCGGAGTGGACGGCCACCTCGCCGCCGACGCGGACAAGCCACATCCCGCTGCTCGTCTCCCTAGTGCCGCCGTGTTGCGTGCCAGAATCAGGGCGGTTCACGCCAGAGGGGAGCAGACACGACACATGGTTGGTAGACTGAAAGCACGGAGCAAGCAGCGGGAGCTGCAGTACCGGAAACTTGTCTCACTCTGCACACGCCGGCCAGAGGCAGAAGTCGACCGGCTGCTTGAAACTTTGACGAAAGCCGTCGAGTCGGAGAAGGGCGAGCTTGAACTTGGAAGAGTCAGGAGATTTcttggcggggttgagggtgtcgTTGCTTGA
- a CDS encoding hypothetical protein (COG:S; EggNog:ENOG503P5BE) — protein MSRPLQLPPPTTTLGLYRQLLRESSYLPSLARPHVDHQIKDRFRRYQKGHVDNDRLRKKLKDAHHELRVLRAANAGDMNRMQKILLKAFGRTGSRRRDLFGNLVRRPPPATTEELEAQVSGTRAWSFDRDPDWLDGWDTEALLAFAKVQAKTSLPSSPRGPLLPKHAVSPDKNIPKENVYGNPFPEKVARTKVRKLYASLADRVLPPLPESEWDRLALVAEGKFEEAGWYVPSRRSAAKSLAGDADAQAGEWKWQLYATRPVGLVDVAQNKKQRLLSGALDENTPHGNTQPVDRHIYTAKFWKRLVKSIWLLTAKGTRDPEKGGYRVTWARAPFQAPTATTSGMEFFESLPVDASLSNKTKGPKKRGRKSAR, from the coding sequence ATGTCCCGACCACTTCAATTACCCCCTCCAACGACCACCCTTGGCCTCTATCGACAGCTCCTCCGCGAATCGTCATACCTGCCTTCGCTGGCCCGTCCACATGTCGATCACCAGATCAAGGACCGCTTCCGTCGATATCAGAAGGGCCACGTTGACAATGACCGCCTTCgaaagaagctcaaggatgCCCATCATGAGCTCCGAGTCTTGCGCGCTGCCAATGCCGGAGACATGAACCGGATGCAGAAGATTCTGCTCAAAGCTTTTGGCCGCACTGGCAGTCGACGCCGGGACCTCTTTGGCAATCTGGTACGACGCCCGCCCCCAGCTACCACCGAGGAACTGGAAGCACAAGTGAGCGGTACCCGAGCGTGGAGCTTTGATAGGGACCCAGACTGGCTGGATGGGTGGGATACCGAGGCCCTTCTTGCATTTGCCAAGGTCCAGGCAAAAACAAGTcttccatcctctcccagaGGGCCCCTGCTTCCCAAGCACGCCGTCTCGCCAGACAAGAATATCCCAAAGGAGAATGTGTACGGCAATCCGTTCCCGGAAAAGGTGGCGAGAACGAAGGTCAGGAAGCTATATGCCAGCCTGGCCGACCGAGTACTTCCTCCGTTGCCGGAATCCGAATGGGACAGGCTTGCTCTGGTGGCCGAAGGGAAATTTGAAGAGGCCGGATGGTACGTACCCTCTCGGAGGTCTGCCGCGAAGAGTTTGGCAGGAGATGCCGACGCGCAAGCAGGCGAGTGGAAATGGCAGCTCTACGCTACGAGGCCGGTTGGCCTGGTTGATGTTGCACAAAATAAGAAGCAAAGGTTGCTCAGCGGGGCTTTGGATGAGAACACGCCACACGGGAACACTCAGCCAGTGGACCGTCACATATACACAGCCAAATTCTGGAAACGTCTCGTCAAGTCGATATGGCTCCTCACTGCAAAGGGGACGCGCGACCCAGAAAAGGGTGGCTATCGTGTCACTTGGGCGAGGGCACCTTTCCAGgctccaacagcaacaacctctGGGATGGAATTTTTTGAGTCCCTGCCAGTCGACGCATCGCTCAGCAACAAAACCAAGGGCCCAAAAAAGAGGGGACGGAAATCGGCACGATAA
- the LAG1_1 gene encoding sphingosine N-acyltransferase lag1 (EggNog:ENOG503NWJM; COG:U) has protein sequence MWHTLTRQTSALRRKHVHSPVHRHHRTLGDVSHASHPSLVLWHARNVRGLPAPHPRGRVQVLLPPPGRLLDAAGRGDGVGLGSSPQGFQPAHRTPRRHGGACGVELPISFCVYGYRGLHYSRHQRLFSFAIKIAKLRGEQGAGLVVWAVYRHVDLLAALHQLADLVLDAAWGVFSTVGPYVMDWEAGQYKSPLANVITFSLLALLQSLNMFWLYCLFRSAYKFVVLGVAKEDRSEAKDEGGDDTSVTVVGNNRPTQGLAHRKGGRPEYR, from the coding sequence ATGTGGCATACTCTCACGCGCCAAACGAGCGCGCTTCGCCGAAAACATGTACACAGCCCTGtacatcgccatcatcggaCCCTGGGGGATGTATCTCATGCATCGCACCCCAGTCTGGTACTTTGGCACGCACGGAATGTACGAGGGCTTCCCGCACCGCACCCACGAGGCAGGGTTCAAGTGTTATTACCTCCTCCAGGCCGCCTTCTGGATGCAGCAggccgtggtgatggtgtcggGCTTGGAAGCTCGCCGCAAGGATTTCAACCAGCTCATCGGACACCACGTCGTCACGGTGGCGCTTGCGGCGTTGAGTTACCGATTTCATTTTGCGTATATGGGTATCGCGGTCTGCATTACTCACGACATCAGCgacttttttctttcgcTATCAAAATCGCTAAACTACGTGGAGAGCAAGGCGCAGGGCTGGTCGTTTGGGCTGTGTATCGTCATGTGGATTTACTTGCGGCACTACATCAACTTGCGGATCTTGTACTCGATGCTGCCTGGGGGGTGTTCAGCACTGTTGGGCCGTATGTGATGGATTGGGAGGCTGGACAGTACAAGTCCCCGCTGGCGAACGTCATCACATTTAGTCTGTTGGCTTTGTTACAGTCGTTGAATATGTTTTGGTTGTATTGTTTGTTTAGGAGCGCTTACAAGTTTGTTGTTCTTGGGGTGGCAAAGGAGGACAGGTCTGAGGCtaaggatgaggggggagatgataCGTCGGTGACAGTGGTGGGCAACAACAGACCGACTCAAGGGTTGGCGCATAGGAAGGGTGGGCGTCCAGAGTACAGATGA
- the ats1 gene encoding Peroxygenase 1 (COG:E; EggNog:ENOG503P4H0), producing MSPDPIVRHARREDVPAILELIRELADYEHELSSVEATEEKLLCTIAFAPSSSTSTVPAADETEPTSSNKPARCLILLSPQGIPAGIALYFYNYSTWRARPGIYLEDLYVKQSERKKGYGKRLLVELAKEVVALKGGRLEWSVLKWNEPSIKFYESIGANMMSEG from the exons ATGTCTCCAGATCCAATTGTTCGTCACGCTAGACGCGAGG ATGTTcccgccatcctcgagctGATCCGTGAACTCGCCGACTATGAACACGAGCTCAGCAGCGTCGAAGCCACCGAGGAAAAACTACTATGTACCATCGCCTTtgccccctcctcgtccacaTCTACCGTTCCTGCTGCCGACGAAACCGAGCCGACATCCTCAAACAAGCCAGCCCGCTGCCTGATCCTCCTGAGCCCCCAAGGCATCCCCGCTGGTATCGCGCTGTATTTCTACAACTATAGCACCTGGCGCGCCCGCCCCGGCATCTACCTCGAAGATCTCTACGTCAAGCAGAGCGAGCGCAAAAAGGGGTACGGCAAGAGACTGCTAGTCGAGTTGGCCAAGGAAGTCGTGGCCTTAAAGGGAGGGCGGCTTGAGTGGAGTGTGCTCAAGTGGAATGAACCCTCCATCAAGTTCTACGAAAGCATTGGCGCCAATATGATGAGCGA GGGTTGA
- a CDS encoding hypothetical protein (EggNog:ENOG503P1QK; COG:S), with product MRLPPPEVRASWPPANYENPETRGPALLIIQLIMLPIALIVLLLRFYVRISIMGKVESDDWFMVAAALCGTGVTVCVILASSLYGWSLHIWDLKYETIVSNRKVSMAVQALFVFATSFAKVSILISYLRLAPQGSWFRKLTQGTIAFVALFNSAFIVVLFTQCRPTSSYWNIIFSKSDCVPEGPPLITQASLTVLSDFLVWILPLPTLYKARLPLSQRIALIVLFSFGGVVVIGAILRLYWIWHVVERTYDVTWEGFHLWIWTAVEVHLGVICGCVPWLKSLVKFWKNGGSTAAGYSHNRAGSRSLGKMTAGSKKGKLNGEEEGADFRCDRGAVFRMVSVNGKKLDGDAYMDLDSYDGSSTAKLDVEAEQGPAARK from the exons ATGAgactaccaccacccgaGGTCAGAGCCAGCTGGCCTCCAGCCAATTATGAGAATCCTGAGACGAGAGGTCCGGCTCTTCTGAtcatccagctcatcatGCTTCCCATCGCCCTCATCGTTCTACTCCTCCGTTTCTACGTCCGTATCAGCATCATGGGCAAGGTCGAATCCGACGATTGGTTCATGGTGGCCGCCGCT TTGTGCGGAACGGGAGTAACAGTGTGCGTCATTCTGGCGTCCTCCCTGTACGGCTGGAGCCTTCATATTTGGGATCTCAAGTATGAGACCATCGTATCCAACCGCAAGGTGTCCATGGCCGTGCAGGCTCTATTTGTCTTCGCGACCAGCTTTGCCAAGGTGTCTATCCTGATCAGCTACCTCCGTCTTGCGCCCCAAGGGTCGTGGTTCCGAAAGCTCACTC AGGGCACCATTGCGTTTGTCGCCCTGTTCAACTCggccttcatcgtcgtcctcttcacccAATGCCGGCCAACATCTTCCTACTGGAACATCATCTTTAGCAAGTCAGACTGCGTCCCCGAGGGCCCGCCGCTCATAACCCAGGCGTCCCTGACCGTGTTGTCCGATTTCTTGGTCTGGATTTTGCCACTGCCGACCTTGTACAAGGCCCGTCTCCCGCTCTCGCAACGCATCGCGCTCATCGTCCTATTCTCGTTTGGGGGCGTGGTTGTCATTGGGGCCATTTTGCGACTGTACTGGATCTGGCATGTGGTGGAAAGGACATACGACGTGACTTGGGAGGGGTTTCACCTCTGGATCTGGACGGCCGTCGAGGTGCATTTGGGAGTTATTTGCGGTTGCGTGCCATGGTTGAAGTCGCTGGTCAAGTTCTGGAAGAACGGGGgctcgacggcggcgggaTATTCCCACAACCGAGCCGGGAGTAGGAGTCTGGGCAAGATGACTGCGGGCAGCAAAAAGGGGAAGCTGaacggggaagaggagggtgccgATTTCAGGTGTGATCGGGGGGCCGTGTTTCGGATGGTGAGCGTCAatggcaagaagctggacgGCGATGCGTACATGGACCTGGACAGCTACGACGGCAGCAGTACCGCGAAGCTGGACGTCGAGGCAGAGCAAGGCCCAGCTGCCCGGAAGTAG